The following proteins are encoded in a genomic region of Oncorhynchus gorbuscha isolate QuinsamMale2020 ecotype Even-year linkage group LG11, OgorEven_v1.0, whole genome shotgun sequence:
- the LOC123989306 gene encoding ectoderm-neural cortex protein 1-like produces MKMSVCVHENRKSRAGTGSMNIYLFHKSSYADSVLMHLNTLRQQRLFTDVLLHAGSRSFPCHRAVLAACSRYFQAMFSGGLRESQASEVDFRDSIHPEVLELLLDYVYSSRVVINEENAESLLEAGDMLEFQDIRDACAEFLERNLHPSNCLGMLLLSDAHQCTKLSELSWAMCLSNFPAICKTEDFLQLPKDMVVQLLSHEELETEDERLVYEATLNWVNYDLERRHCHLPELLQTVRLALLPAIFLMENVSTEELINAQLKSKELVDEAIHCKLKILQNDGVVNSPCARPRKTSHALFLLGGQTFMCDKLYLVDQKAKEIIPKADIPSPRKEFSACAIGCNVYVTGGRGSENGVSKDVWVYDTVHEEWSKAAPMLIARFGHGSAELKHCLYVVGGHTAGTGCLPASPSVSLKQVEQFDPAANKWTMVAPLREGVSNAAVVSVKLKLFAFGGTSVTHDKLPKVQCYDPQENCWMVPASCPQPWRYTAAAVLGNQIFVMGGDTEFSACSAYKFSSDTYQWTKVGDVTAKRMSCQAVASGNKLYVVGGYFGTQRCKTLDCYDPTLDAWNSITTVPYSLIPTAFVSTWKHLPA; encoded by the exons ATGAAAATGTCTGTGTGCGTCCATGAGAACCGCAAGTCGCGTGCCGGCACCGGCTCCATGAACATCTACCTGTTCCACAAGTCGTCGTACGCTGACAGCGTCCTGATGCACCTGAACACACTGAGGCAGCAACGTCTCTTCACCGACGTCCTCCTCCACGCCGGGAGCCGCTCTTTCCCCTGCCACCGTGCCGTGCTGGCCGCCTGCAGCCGCTACTTCCAG GCTATGTTCTCTGGAGGTCTCCGGGAGAGCCAGGCCAGCGAGGTTGACTTCAGGGACTCCATCCACCCTGAGGTCCTGGAGCTGTTATTAGACTACGTCTACTCCTCTCGCGTGGTCATCAACGAGGAGAATGCAGAGTCTCTGCTGGAGGCCGGGGACATGCTGGAGTTCCAGGACATCCGGGACGCCTGCGCCGAGTTCCTGGAGAGGAACCTGCACCCGTCCAACTGCCTGGGCATGCTGCTGCTGTCCGACGCCCACCAGTGCACCAAGCTGTCTGAGTTGTCCTGGGCCATGTGCCTCAGCAACTTCCCCGCCATCTGCAAGACAGAGGACTTCCTGCAGCTCCCCAAAGACATGGTGGTGCAGCTCCTGTCCCACGAGGAGCTGGAGACAGAGGACGAGAGGCTGGTCTATGAGGCCACCCTCAACTGGGTCAACTACGACCTGGAGAGGAGGCACTGTCACCTGCCGGAGCTGCTGCAAACCGTCCGCCTGGCACTGCTCCCCGCCATCTTCCTCATGGAGAACGTGTCAACAGAGGAGCTGATCAACGCCCAGTTAAAGAGCAAGGAGCTGGTGGACGAGGCCATCCACTGCAAACTGAAGATCCTCCAGAACGACGGGGTGGTGAACAGCCCCTGCGCCCGGCCCAGGAAGACCAGCCACGCCCTGTTCCTCCTGGGAGGACAGACCTTCATGTGTGACAAGCTGTACCTGGTGGACCAGAAGGCCAAGGAGATCATCCCCAAGGCAGACATCCCCAGCCCCAGGAAGGAGTTCAGCGCCTGCGCCATCGGCTGTAATGTCTACGTGACCGGCGGGAGGGGCTCAGAGAACGGTGTGTCCAAAGACGTGTGGGTCTATGATACTGTGCATGAGGAGTGGTCCAAGGCAGCGCCCATGCTCATTGCCCGCTTCGGCCACGGGTCAGCCGAGCTGAAACACTGCTTGTACGTGGTTGGAGGACACACGGCCGGCACCGGCTGCCTCCCCGCCTCACCCTCGGTGTCCCTGAAACAGGTGGAGCAGTTCGACCCGGCGGCCAATAAGTGGACCATGGTGGCGCCGCTGAGGGAAGGCGTGAGCAATGCGGCGGTGGTCAGCGTCAAGCTGAAACTCTTCGCCTTCGGCGGAACCAGCGTCACCCATGACAAACTTCCCAAGGTGCAGTGCTACGACCCGCAGGAGAATTGCTGGATGGTTCCCGCCTCCTGCCCGCAGCCCTGGCGCTACACTGCCGCCGCCGTCCTCGGCAATCAGATCTTTGTGATGGGCGGGGACACAGAGTTCTCGGCGTGCTCGGCCTATAAGTTCAGCAGCGATACCTACCAGTGGACTAAAGTGGGAGACGTGACGGCTAAGAGGATGAGCTGCCAGGCCGTAGCGTCAGGTAACAAACTGTATGTGGTGGGGGGCTACTTTGGCACACAGCGGTGTAAGACTCTGGACTGTTATGACCCGACGCTGGATGCTTGGAACAGCATCACTACCGTACCCTACTCCCTCATCCCCACTGCCTTCGTCAGCACCTGGAAACATCTTCCAGCCTGA